The following proteins come from a genomic window of Streptomyces sp. NBC_00539:
- a CDS encoding extracellular catalytic domain type 2 short-chain-length polyhydroxyalkanoate depolymerase has protein sequence MRPSFHARLREAVAVLLLIAAALVPSLAAPAQAAPPVPVPGGLSRYDVGAVYSAGVSSGGYMATQLHVAYSGTFSGSAVFASGPYGCAQGDLNRALGACMDTAQDLRLDALERTTRDWSARGLTDPVSQLAGDPVYVFSGSGDATVKRPVADALADFYGRFGARVRYDRSTAAGHAWISPLGPNPCAVTQNPWVNNCGLDAEHDLLGHLLGSVAAPGDAPRGSLVRFDQNPYAPGGSARRVSMDEAGFLYVPTSCAGGAKCRLVVALHGCKQGYSYQGFGSRFIDTAYLDEYADTNDLLVLYPQAVATTTLDNPNGCWNWWGYLGDTAYARHGGEQIETIMAMVRALGGAVPTTPPGQSSVVLASTDSQDGYVKAAADGSGAAVGTLEGAYGLAVGRGTDGRFDRAVLSFDTSRIPAGKEIVRAYVTVTRVGGAGTPWSSPPGNVMAVDVRRGCFGGCAVEPGDWAAEPTAAEAARIAAFAGGDGVSTDLAAAGLSAIDRSGTTQVRLRFRQDQTSPAYVFLAPAAGRPSPSNTAERRGYAGARVARGTHGVNMEPAGQGAESEEADDDRIRGRRVVFERGRVTRHGGKPAVPDRAGLRGGGGAGTRRGRRDPPAPGRRHTPRRPRRPVGGPLGGRGQVHLGPAQEVTTAGGGRRPASPGRPTGGARVAGGSRRGAEPTPPGRRRAVTGGADGASGAQREGCSPWTAPARCDRPAWRRPPA, from the coding sequence ATGCGTCCTTCGTTCCACGCCCGGTTGCGCGAGGCCGTGGCTGTCCTGCTCCTCATCGCCGCCGCGCTGGTGCCGTCCCTGGCCGCCCCCGCGCAGGCGGCGCCGCCCGTCCCGGTGCCCGGTGGCCTGTCCCGGTACGACGTGGGGGCGGTGTACAGCGCGGGCGTCTCCTCGGGCGGCTACATGGCCACCCAGCTGCACGTCGCGTACTCCGGTACGTTCAGCGGCTCCGCGGTGTTCGCCTCGGGTCCGTACGGCTGCGCGCAAGGCGATCTCAACAGGGCGCTGGGAGCCTGTATGGACACCGCGCAGGACCTGCGGCTCGACGCGCTGGAGCGGACCACCCGTGACTGGTCGGCCCGTGGTCTGACGGACCCCGTGTCCCAGCTGGCGGGCGATCCCGTCTACGTGTTCAGCGGCTCGGGCGACGCGACGGTGAAGCGGCCGGTCGCGGACGCCCTGGCGGACTTCTACGGCCGTTTCGGCGCCCGGGTGCGCTACGACAGGAGCACGGCGGCCGGTCACGCCTGGATCAGCCCGCTCGGCCCGAACCCGTGCGCCGTCACGCAGAACCCATGGGTCAACAACTGCGGTCTCGATGCCGAGCACGACCTGCTGGGCCATCTGCTGGGTTCCGTCGCCGCGCCGGGTGACGCGCCCCGCGGCTCCCTGGTCCGGTTCGACCAGAACCCGTACGCCCCGGGCGGGTCGGCCCGGCGGGTGTCGATGGACGAGGCGGGCTTCCTGTACGTGCCGACGAGCTGTGCCGGCGGCGCGAAATGCCGGCTGGTGGTCGCCCTGCACGGCTGCAAGCAGGGCTACTCGTACCAGGGCTTCGGAAGCCGGTTCATCGATACGGCGTACCTGGACGAGTATGCGGACACCAACGACCTGCTGGTGCTGTACCCGCAGGCCGTTGCCACCACGACCCTCGACAACCCCAACGGCTGCTGGAACTGGTGGGGCTACCTGGGAGACACGGCGTACGCCCGGCACGGCGGGGAGCAGATCGAGACGATCATGGCAATGGTCAGGGCGCTCGGCGGCGCCGTGCCGACCACCCCGCCCGGGCAGAGCAGTGTGGTGCTCGCGAGCACCGACTCCCAGGACGGTTACGTCAAAGCGGCCGCCGACGGTTCGGGAGCGGCGGTCGGCACCCTGGAGGGGGCGTACGGGCTGGCGGTGGGGCGTGGCACCGACGGCAGGTTCGACCGCGCCGTCCTGTCCTTCGACACCTCGCGGATCCCGGCCGGGAAGGAGATCGTCCGCGCCTACGTGACGGTGACGCGCGTCGGGGGCGCCGGAACCCCCTGGTCGAGTCCGCCGGGAAACGTGATGGCCGTCGACGTCCGGCGGGGGTGCTTCGGCGGTTGCGCGGTGGAGCCCGGGGACTGGGCGGCGGAGCCGACGGCGGCGGAGGCGGCCCGGATCGCCGCCTTCGCCGGGGGCGACGGGGTGTCCACGGACCTTGCGGCGGCCGGGCTGTCGGCGATCGACCGGTCGGGGACGACGCAGGTCAGGCTGCGGTTCCGGCAGGACCAGACGTCGCCCGCGTACGTCTTCCTCGCCCCGGCCGCCGGGCGACCCTCACCGTCGAATACCGCTGAGCGGCGGGGGTACGCGGGTGCCAGGGTGGCACGTGGGACCCATGGGGTGAACATGGAGCCAGCTGGGCAGGGTGCTGAGAGCGAGGAGGCTGACGATGACCGAATCCGCGGCCGGCGGGTCGTATTCGAACGTGGTCGTGTCACCCGTCATGGCGGGAAGCCCGCCGTTCCGGATCGTGCAGGTCTGCGGGGAGGTGGCGGGGCGGGCACACGACGTGGTCGACGTGATCCACCTGCTCCGGGCCGTCGGCATACCCCACGCCGACCTCGACGACCCGTCGGTGGTCCGCTGGGAGGGCGGGGACAAGTTCACCTGGGGCCTGCACAGGAAGTGACGACGGCCGGCGGCGGCCGCCGCCCGGCCTCACCTGGTCGGCCCACTGGTGGCGCGCGGGTTGCCGGGGGTTCGCGAAGGGGCGCAGAGCCGACGCCGCCGGGCCGCCGTCGCGCTGTGACCGGAGGGGCCGACGGCGCGAGCGGCGCCCAGCGCGAGGGGTGCTCCCCCTGGACGGCGCCCGCGCGGTGCGACCGGCCCGCGTGGCGGAGGCCGCCCGCGTAG
- a CDS encoding YciI family protein, with product MKYMLLMQFSEKTVDFPGIGRWTPEELQAHIRFMKDTNRELAEAGELVDAQGLAMPETARIVRSHEGGAPVITEGPFPETKEFLAGWWIVDCDGDERAVEIAAQVSAAPGPGGRPLNMPIEVRQVMSAPPTEL from the coding sequence ATGAAGTACATGCTGCTCATGCAGTTCAGCGAGAAGACCGTCGACTTCCCGGGGATCGGCCGGTGGACTCCCGAGGAGCTCCAAGCCCACATCCGCTTCATGAAGGACACCAACCGGGAGCTGGCCGAGGCGGGTGAGCTCGTCGACGCCCAGGGCCTGGCGATGCCCGAGACCGCGCGGATCGTACGGTCGCACGAGGGCGGCGCACCCGTGATCACCGAGGGGCCGTTCCCGGAGACCAAGGAGTTCCTGGCCGGCTGGTGGATCGTGGACTGTGACGGCGACGAGCGTGCCGTCGAGATCGCCGCCCAGGTCTCCGCCGCGCCCGGACCGGGCGGGCGGCCCCTGAACATGCCGATCGAGGTGCGCCAGGTGATGTCGGCGCCGCCGACCGAGCTGTGA